A window of the Janthinobacterium agaricidamnosum NBRC 102515 = DSM 9628 genome harbors these coding sequences:
- a CDS encoding porin codes for MKKNLFSLLPLSAVVMTMASGAVLAQSGISLYGVADAGLVVENGNGRHTNISSGVASGSRIGFKGKEDLGGGLAANFVLESGFSLDTGASGQGGLLFGRQAYVGLSGTAGAVTLGRQYSPYYLALRDIADPFVIGLAGTASNLMETNIRINNMVQYSTPKVNGFGADVAYGFGEKPDSNTSNRSIGATLSYDNGPLTASLNHHRHDNVGATDQSKNTLLAAKYNFRVLQVHLGYADNKALAAVKSNDVLLGLTVPFGANSLLVSYIRHNDKSAANLDASQWALGGLHRLSKRTDLYLAYARINNQNGAAFKVGNATDDGTGNSGINLGMRHTF; via the coding sequence ATGAAAAAGAACTTGTTTTCCTTGCTGCCGCTGTCCGCTGTTGTCATGACCATGGCATCGGGCGCCGTATTGGCCCAGTCCGGCATCTCCCTCTACGGCGTCGCCGACGCCGGCCTGGTGGTAGAAAATGGCAATGGCCGCCACACCAATATCAGCAGCGGTGTGGCGTCCGGTTCGCGCATCGGCTTCAAGGGCAAGGAAGACTTGGGTGGCGGCCTGGCCGCCAATTTCGTTCTCGAAAGTGGTTTCAGCCTGGATACCGGCGCTTCCGGCCAGGGCGGTTTGCTGTTTGGCCGGCAAGCTTATGTCGGCTTGTCCGGTACGGCCGGCGCGGTCACGCTGGGGCGCCAGTATTCGCCGTATTACCTGGCGCTGCGCGACATCGCCGATCCGTTCGTCATCGGCCTGGCCGGCACTGCGTCGAACTTGATGGAGACCAATATCCGGATCAATAATATGGTCCAGTATTCGACCCCGAAAGTGAACGGTTTCGGCGCCGACGTGGCGTATGGCTTTGGCGAAAAGCCGGACAGCAATACCAGCAACCGCAGCATCGGCGCCACGCTCAGCTATGACAACGGCCCGTTGACGGCGTCGCTGAACCATCACCGGCATGACAATGTCGGCGCCACCGACCAAAGCAAGAACACCTTGCTGGCGGCCAAATACAATTTCCGCGTGCTGCAAGTGCACCTGGGCTATGCCGACAACAAGGCGCTCGCCGCCGTGAAAAGCAACGATGTCTTGCTTGGCCTGACGGTGCCGTTCGGCGCGAACAGCCTGCTGGTTTCCTACATCCGCCACAACGACAAGAGCGCCGCCAACCTCGACGCCAGCCAATGGGCGCTGGGCGGCTTGCACAGGCTGTCGAAACGCACCGACCTGTATCTGGCTTATGCCCGCATCAACAACCAGAACGGCGCAGCCTTCAAGGTCGGCAATGCGACCGACGATGGCACCGGCAATAGCGGCATTAACCTGGGCATGCGTCACACTTTTTAA
- a CDS encoding dicarboxylate/amino acid:cation symporter, producing MKKKRPLTVYILVAMVLGILVGYTCHETFPDIKTSADIAANISIVTDVFLRLIKMIIALLVFSTLTVGIAHMGDGKTAGRIGVKAVCWFMVASLVSLTLGLILSNIMQLGTHLDLPLPDIGASTDLKVAAFTLKDFFTHLVPKSPIEAMANNEILQVLVFSIFFGSALAGLGESAKILTAMIDQLAQVMLRITGTIMSMAPLAVFAAIASVVTSHGLGVLATFAKFMGGFYLGMACLWLLLIAAGFAVIGPRVFKLVGLIREPFLLAFSTASSEAAYPKLLVALDQFGVDRKISSFVLPMGYSFNLDGSMMYCTFAVLFIAQAYGIDLPIGTQITMLLLLMLTSKGIAGVPRASLVVIAATLNQFHIPEAGLLLLMGIDHFLDMGRSATNAVGNAVATAVVAKWEGGLASEEDMARNAALAAQAELSGGLAERKAA from the coding sequence ATGAAAAAGAAACGGCCATTAACCGTATACATCCTGGTAGCAATGGTATTGGGCATTTTGGTGGGTTATACCTGCCATGAAACATTTCCGGATATAAAAACCAGCGCCGACATCGCTGCCAATATTTCGATCGTCACCGACGTCTTCCTGCGCCTGATCAAGATGATCATCGCGCTGCTGGTGTTCTCGACCTTGACGGTCGGCATCGCTCACATGGGCGACGGCAAGACCGCCGGCCGCATCGGCGTCAAGGCCGTGTGCTGGTTCATGGTTGCGTCGCTGGTATCGCTGACGCTGGGCCTGATCTTGTCCAACATCATGCAACTGGGCACCCATCTGGACTTGCCCTTGCCCGATATCGGCGCCAGTACCGACCTGAAAGTCGCCGCCTTCACCTTGAAGGACTTCTTCACCCATCTGGTGCCGAAATCGCCGATCGAGGCGATGGCCAATAATGAAATCCTGCAAGTGCTGGTGTTTTCGATCTTCTTCGGCAGCGCGCTGGCCGGCCTCGGCGAATCGGCCAAGATACTGACGGCGATGATCGACCAACTGGCGCAAGTCATGTTGCGCATCACCGGCACCATCATGTCGATGGCGCCGCTGGCCGTGTTTGCCGCGATTGCGTCGGTGGTCACCAGCCACGGCCTGGGCGTGCTGGCCACGTTCGCCAAATTCATGGGCGGCTTCTACCTGGGCATGGCATGCCTGTGGCTGCTGCTGATCGCCGCCGGTTTTGCCGTGATCGGCCCACGCGTATTCAAGCTGGTCGGCCTGATCCGCGAACCGTTCCTGCTGGCGTTCTCGACCGCCAGTTCCGAAGCGGCGTATCCCAAACTGCTGGTGGCGCTGGACCAGTTCGGCGTCGACCGCAAGATTTCCAGCTTCGTGCTGCCGATGGGCTATTCGTTCAACCTGGACGGTTCGATGATGTATTGCACCTTCGCGGTGCTGTTCATTGCCCAGGCATATGGCATCGATTTGCCGATTGGTACCCAAATTACCATGCTGCTGCTGCTGATGCTGACCTCGAAAGGCATCGCCGGCGTGCCGCGCGCCTCGCTGGTGGTGATCGCCGCGACGCTGAATCAATTCCACATTCCTGAAGCAGGCTTGCTGCTGCTGATGGGTATCGACCACTTCCTCGACATGGGCCGTTCGGCCACCAATGCGGTCGGCAATGCGGTGGCGACCGCGGTCGTCGCCAAGTGGGAAGGCGGACTCGCCAGCGAAGAAGACATGGCGCGCAATGCGGCGCTGGCTGCCCAGGCGGAATTGAGCGGGGGCCTGGCGGAGCGCAAAGCCGCATAG
- the cfa gene encoding cyclopropane fatty acyl phospholipid synthase, translating into MNGSKLHQATLELLDHAGIRINGDRPWDMRLLRPGVPERAFAQGNLGLGDAYVDGDWEAERLDEFFDRLLRTRMTGQIQPLRLLGQVFAAKFLNLQNVARARRVGEVHYDLGNDFYGAMLDPRMTYTCGYWETASTLEQAQEAKLDLICRKLRLQPGMRVLDIGCGWGSFMAFAAERYGVQAVGVSISKEQVAWARQRYAGLPLEFRLQDYRAIDGQFDAIVSIGMFEHVGRKNHRTYMELVHRCLKPGGLFLLHTIGKNQRRSTPDPWIGKYIFPNGDLPSAGQIGDAVDDLFVVEDVHNFGADYDKTLMAWHDNFIQAWPRFAAQLGPRFYRMWRYYLLSCAGAFRARDIQLWQWVLSRDSLGDGYRRETI; encoded by the coding sequence ATGAATGGTTCCAAGCTGCATCAAGCAACGCTGGAATTGCTGGATCACGCCGGCATCCGCATCAATGGCGACCGGCCCTGGGATATGCGCTTGCTGCGCCCGGGCGTGCCGGAGCGGGCCTTTGCGCAAGGCAACCTGGGCCTGGGCGACGCCTATGTCGACGGTGATTGGGAAGCCGAGCGGCTGGATGAATTTTTCGACCGTTTGCTGCGCACCCGGATGACCGGCCAGATCCAGCCGCTACGCCTGCTGGGCCAGGTGTTCGCCGCCAAATTCCTGAACCTGCAAAACGTCGCGCGTGCGCGCCGGGTCGGCGAAGTTCATTACGACCTGGGCAATGATTTTTACGGCGCCATGCTCGATCCGCGCATGACCTATACCTGCGGTTATTGGGAAACGGCAAGCACGCTGGAACAGGCGCAGGAAGCGAAGCTCGACCTGATTTGCCGCAAGCTGCGCCTGCAACCCGGCATGCGCGTGCTCGACATCGGCTGCGGCTGGGGCAGTTTCATGGCGTTCGCGGCCGAGCGCTATGGCGTGCAGGCGGTCGGTGTCAGCATCTCGAAGGAGCAGGTGGCCTGGGCCCGGCAGCGTTACGCCGGTCTGCCGCTGGAATTCCGCTTGCAGGATTACCGCGCCATCGACGGGCAATTCGATGCGATCGTCAGCATCGGCATGTTTGAACATGTGGGCCGCAAGAATCACCGCACCTATATGGAGCTGGTCCACCGCTGCCTGAAGCCGGGCGGCCTGTTCTTGCTGCATACGATAGGCAAGAACCAGCGCCGCTCGACGCCCGATCCCTGGATCGGCAAATACATTTTCCCGAATGGCGACTTGCCGTCGGCCGGGCAGATCGGCGATGCGGTCGATGACTTGTTCGTGGTTGAGGACGTGCACAATTTCGGCGCCGATTACGACAAGACGCTGATGGCCTGGCACGACAATTTTATCCAGGCCTGGCCGCGCTTCGCGGCGCAATTGGGGCCGCGTTTTTACCGCATGTGGCGTTATTACCTGCTGTCATGCGCCGGCGCCTTCCGCGCCCGCGACATCCAGTTGTGGCAATGGGTGTTGTCCAGGGATAGCCTCGGCGATGGCTATCGCCGGGAAACGATTTGA